From the Amycolatopsis thermoflava N1165 genome, one window contains:
- a CDS encoding hydroxymethylglutaryl-CoA lyase, with amino-acid sequence MTRPSRVHIREVGPRDGFQNEPEHIPTEQKVRLIDALAAAGLKRIEVASFVRPDVIPQLADGVEVLNRIDVPDDVRLMVLIPNSRGLDNALKVREKFHEAAIFVSASETHNKRNVNRTVAETMADNDKMAARIRGEGLDCAAVVATSFGCPYEGKVELDRVLGLAERFAEAGATEIGFGDTTGMANPAYVSEFFAAALERLPGVEVTAHFHNTRGQGLANAYAALEAGCASFESSFGELGGCPVPPGSTGNIATEDLVSMFHEMGVETGLSLPGLIDAARAAQDVLGRKLTSHSIVAGPVNWN; translated from the coding sequence ATGACGCGACCGAGCCGGGTGCACATCCGGGAAGTCGGCCCGCGCGACGGGTTCCAGAACGAACCCGAGCACATTCCCACCGAGCAGAAGGTGCGGCTGATCGACGCGCTCGCCGCCGCCGGGCTCAAGCGGATCGAGGTCGCGAGCTTCGTGCGTCCTGACGTCATCCCGCAGCTCGCCGACGGCGTCGAGGTGCTGAATCGCATCGACGTACCGGACGACGTGCGGTTGATGGTGCTGATCCCGAACAGCCGGGGCCTGGACAACGCCCTGAAGGTGCGGGAGAAGTTCCACGAGGCGGCCATCTTCGTGTCGGCTTCGGAGACGCACAACAAGCGCAACGTCAACCGCACCGTGGCCGAGACCATGGCCGACAACGACAAGATGGCCGCCCGCATCCGCGGCGAGGGCCTGGACTGCGCGGCCGTGGTCGCCACCTCGTTCGGCTGTCCGTACGAGGGCAAGGTCGAGCTGGACCGCGTGCTCGGCCTGGCGGAGCGGTTCGCCGAGGCGGGCGCCACCGAGATCGGCTTCGGCGACACCACCGGCATGGCCAACCCGGCCTACGTCTCGGAGTTCTTCGCGGCCGCGCTGGAGCGGCTGCCCGGTGTCGAGGTCACCGCGCACTTCCACAACACCCGCGGGCAGGGCCTGGCCAACGCGTACGCCGCGCTCGAAGCGGGGTGCGCGAGCTTCGAGTCCAGCTTCGGCGAGCTGGGCGGCTGCCCGGTGCCGCCCGGGTCGACCGGCAACATCGCGACCGAGGACCTGGTCAGCATGTTCCACGAAATGGGCGTCGAGACCGGGCTGTCGCTGCCCGGCCTCATCGACGCCGCCCGCGCCGCGCAGGACGTCCTGGGCCGCAAGCTCACCAGCCATTCGATTGTGGCCGGACCCGTCAACTGGAACTAG
- a CDS encoding acetyl-CoA hydrolase/transferase family protein, whose product MIDLAPHVPPGAGIWWGQAGAEPTPLVHALLDQIGELGPHRAFCGLTWDQRLTRELPPELSLVSYGALGELRRVSRAGRLAVVPCHYSALPAMFADRALPCDVGFVQVSPPDSKGLCSLGVGADYAADAVAHTPVLIAEINHRMPATTGTDRIPVSRFAATVETDRPLAEAPAKAPDEAESAIARHVAELIEDGDTLQMGVGSLPAAVLDCLAGHSDLGFHSGMISDGVLRLVEKGVLTGARKEIDNGLIVTGAALGTAELYDRLPDLPVRFRPASYTHSPAVLSRLGSLVSVNSAIEVDLTGQVGAEVRRGVYIGAVGGQADFTRAASLTGARSIITVRARSGTHSTIVPALHGGAVTTSRSDVDVVVTEYGAAHLRGCDLAERARRLIAIAAPEHREALSKGAHP is encoded by the coding sequence ATGATCGACCTCGCACCGCACGTGCCGCCCGGCGCCGGGATCTGGTGGGGCCAGGCCGGCGCCGAGCCGACACCCCTGGTGCACGCCCTGCTCGACCAGATCGGTGAGCTGGGCCCGCACCGCGCGTTCTGCGGCCTGACGTGGGACCAGCGCCTGACGCGGGAGCTGCCGCCGGAGTTGTCACTGGTGTCCTACGGTGCGCTCGGCGAGCTGCGCCGGGTCAGCCGGGCCGGGCGGCTCGCCGTGGTGCCGTGCCACTACTCGGCGCTGCCCGCGATGTTCGCCGACCGCGCCCTGCCCTGTGACGTGGGGTTCGTGCAGGTCTCGCCGCCGGACTCGAAGGGGCTGTGCTCGCTCGGGGTCGGCGCCGACTACGCCGCCGACGCGGTCGCCCACACCCCGGTGCTGATCGCCGAGATCAACCACCGCATGCCCGCCACCACCGGCACGGACCGGATCCCGGTGTCGCGCTTCGCCGCGACCGTGGAGACCGACCGGCCGCTGGCCGAGGCGCCGGCCAAGGCGCCGGACGAGGCCGAGTCGGCGATCGCCCGGCACGTGGCGGAGCTGATCGAGGACGGCGACACCCTGCAGATGGGGGTGGGATCGCTGCCGGCCGCGGTGCTGGACTGCCTGGCCGGGCACTCCGACCTCGGGTTCCACTCCGGCATGATCTCCGACGGGGTGCTGAGGCTGGTCGAGAAGGGGGTGCTCACCGGCGCCCGCAAGGAGATCGACAACGGTCTCATCGTCACCGGCGCCGCGCTGGGCACCGCCGAACTGTACGACCGGCTGCCGGACCTGCCGGTGCGGTTCCGGCCGGCCAGTTACACGCACTCCCCGGCCGTGCTGTCCCGGCTCGGGTCGCTGGTGTCGGTCAACTCCGCCATCGAGGTCGACCTGACCGGGCAGGTCGGCGCCGAGGTCCGCCGCGGAGTCTACATCGGCGCGGTGGGCGGGCAGGCCGACTTCACCCGCGCCGCGTCGCTGACCGGCGCCCGGTCGATCATCACCGTGCGGGCCCGCTCCGGCACGCACTCCACCATCGTCCCGGCGCTGCACGGCGGCGCCGTCACCACCTCCCGGTCCGATGTGGACGTCGTGGTGACCGAGTACGGCGCGGCACACCTGCGGGGCTGCGACCTCGCGGAGCGCGCGCGCCGGCTCATCGCGATCGCCGCGCCCGAGCACCGGGAAGCGCTGTCGAAAGGAGCTCACCCATGA
- a CDS encoding thiolase family protein — protein sequence MRHGREVLLAEAVRTPIGKSHPERGWYRDTHPNALLAACYRELLTRTGVAPGAVEDLVVGCTAPFGEQSRNIGRNAWLQAGYPPEVPAVTLDRRCGSAQTAVEMAAGLVGTGTHDLVIAGGVEHMGHVPIDSPVKISELYGDPWPAELRDRYSFVHQGESAELIADRWQISRAEMDEFAVRSHRLASAAWEAGRFDAELVPFGDLHGDQSVRPGTDAAKLAGLKPAFRKENGRITAGSSSPISDGAAAVLLASREAAAEHGLRVRARIVDQTTVGVDPIIMLTGPIPATRKLLERNGLTVDDIDLFEVNEAFSSVVLAWERELKPDMDRVNVNGGAIALGHPVGATGSRLIATILAELERRDAELGLVTMCCGGGLGTATLIQRLDG from the coding sequence ATGCGGCACGGACGTGAGGTCCTGCTCGCCGAGGCGGTGCGCACCCCGATCGGCAAGTCGCACCCCGAGCGCGGCTGGTACCGCGACACACACCCCAACGCCCTGCTCGCCGCGTGCTACCGCGAACTCCTGACCCGCACCGGCGTTGCGCCTGGTGCGGTGGAGGACCTGGTTGTCGGGTGCACCGCGCCGTTCGGTGAGCAGTCCCGCAACATCGGCCGCAACGCCTGGCTGCAGGCCGGGTATCCGCCCGAGGTGCCGGCGGTGACGCTGGACCGCCGGTGCGGCTCGGCGCAGACCGCGGTCGAGATGGCCGCCGGGCTGGTCGGCACGGGCACGCACGACCTCGTGATCGCCGGCGGTGTCGAGCACATGGGACACGTGCCGATCGACTCACCGGTCAAGATCTCCGAACTCTACGGCGACCCGTGGCCGGCCGAGCTGCGTGACCGGTATTCCTTCGTGCACCAGGGGGAGAGCGCCGAACTGATCGCCGATCGCTGGCAGATCTCCCGCGCGGAGATGGACGAGTTCGCGGTGCGGTCGCACCGCCTCGCGAGTGCGGCTTGGGAAGCCGGGCGTTTCGACGCGGAGCTGGTGCCCTTCGGGGACCTGCACGGCGACCAGAGCGTGCGGCCCGGTACCGACGCGGCGAAGCTCGCTGGGCTCAAACCGGCCTTCCGCAAGGAGAACGGCCGCATCACCGCGGGCAGTTCGTCACCGATTTCCGATGGGGCGGCCGCGGTCCTGCTGGCATCCCGCGAGGCGGCGGCCGAGCACGGTCTGCGGGTGCGGGCGCGGATCGTCGACCAGACCACCGTCGGCGTCGACCCGATCATCATGCTCACCGGTCCCATCCCGGCGACCCGGAAACTGCTGGAACGCAACGGTCTCACCGTCGACGACATCGACCTGTTCGAGGTCAACGAGGCCTTCAGCTCGGTGGTCCTGGCGTGGGAGCGTGAGCTGAAGCCGGACATGGACCGGGTCAACGTCAACGGCGGCGCCATCGCGCTCGGCCACCCCGTGGGCGCGACCGGCTCGCGGCTGATCGCCACGATCCTGGCCGAGCTGGAGCGCCGCGATGCCGAGCTCGGCCTGGTCACCATGTGCTGCGGCGGCGGTCTGGGCACCGCCACCCTGATCCAGCGGCTCGACGGATGA
- a CDS encoding SDR family NAD(P)-dependent oxidoreductase, whose amino-acid sequence MFRLDDRSALVTGAGGGIGAAVARAFAAAGARVLVTDIDEQAAKATADGIGDAAEYRALDVRDSAAAAEAAKQAAALADGKLHILVNNAGAIAPAMFPKLTEEAFRRIVDIHLVGSFVCSQAVLPYLPDDGSGRIINVTSAAGIDGTIGQANYGAAKAGIIGLTKSLARELARQQVTVNALAPLAATAMTENIRSNEKLAAKTLARIPLGRWATPDEIAGSFVFLASPAAGYITGQVLPVDGGTVM is encoded by the coding sequence ATGTTCCGACTCGACGACCGATCCGCCCTCGTCACCGGTGCGGGCGGGGGCATCGGCGCCGCCGTCGCCAGGGCGTTCGCCGCGGCGGGGGCGCGCGTGCTCGTCACCGACATCGACGAGCAGGCCGCCAAGGCGACCGCCGACGGCATCGGGGACGCGGCCGAGTACCGCGCACTCGACGTCCGCGACTCGGCGGCGGCGGCGGAAGCGGCGAAGCAGGCCGCGGCACTCGCGGACGGCAAACTGCACATCCTGGTCAACAACGCCGGTGCGATCGCGCCGGCGATGTTTCCGAAGCTGACCGAGGAGGCGTTCCGCCGGATCGTCGACATCCACCTCGTGGGCAGCTTCGTGTGCAGCCAGGCCGTGCTGCCCTACCTGCCGGACGACGGCAGCGGCCGGATCATCAACGTCACGTCGGCCGCAGGCATCGACGGCACGATCGGCCAGGCGAACTACGGCGCCGCCAAGGCAGGCATCATCGGCCTCACCAAATCCCTGGCCCGGGAGCTGGCCCGGCAGCAGGTCACCGTCAACGCGCTGGCGCCGCTGGCCGCCACGGCGATGACGGAGAACATCCGCAGCAACGAGAAGCTCGCCGCCAAGACGCTCGCGCGGATCCCGCTCGGCCGGTGGGCCACGCCCGACGAGATCGCCGGCAGTTTCGTGTTCCTGGCCTCGCCCGCGGCGGGGTACATCACCGGCCAGGTGCTGCCGGTCGACGGCGGGACGGTGATGTGA
- a CDS encoding acyl-CoA dehydrogenase family protein: MDFALTEDQATIRQAVAELAGKFDDQYWLEKDAAKEFPTEFYNAFAQGGWLGITTPEEYGGHGYGITEAALLLEEVSASGGGMNAASSMHLSIFGMHPVIVHGSEELKRRTLPRIVNGDLHVCFGVTEPGAGLDTTRITTFARREGDEYVVNGRKVWISKAMESEKILLLTRTTKFEDVRKKTDGLTLFLTDLDRSKVDIRPIRKMGRNAVTSNELFIDDLRIPVEDRVGEEGQGFRYILDGLNPERMLVAAEALGLGRAALRAAVRYGNEREVFGRPIGMNQGLQFPLADSLARLDAAELALRKATWLYDNGKPCGREANTAKYLCADAGFQAADRALQTHGGMGYSEEYHVARYFREARLLKIAPLSQEMVLNYLGSHVLGLPRSY; the protein is encoded by the coding sequence GTGGACTTTGCACTGACCGAGGACCAGGCGACCATTCGCCAGGCGGTGGCCGAGCTGGCCGGGAAGTTCGACGACCAGTACTGGCTGGAGAAGGACGCGGCGAAGGAGTTCCCGACCGAGTTCTACAACGCGTTCGCGCAGGGTGGCTGGCTCGGAATCACCACCCCGGAGGAGTACGGCGGGCACGGGTACGGCATCACCGAGGCCGCGCTGCTGCTGGAGGAGGTGTCCGCCTCCGGTGGCGGGATGAACGCGGCCAGCTCGATGCACCTGTCGATCTTCGGGATGCACCCGGTGATCGTGCACGGTTCCGAGGAGCTCAAGCGCCGCACGCTGCCCCGGATCGTCAACGGCGACCTGCACGTGTGCTTCGGCGTCACCGAACCGGGCGCGGGCCTCGACACGACCCGCATCACCACCTTCGCCCGACGCGAGGGCGACGAATACGTGGTCAACGGCCGCAAGGTGTGGATCTCCAAGGCGATGGAGTCGGAGAAGATCCTGCTGCTGACCCGGACCACGAAGTTCGAGGACGTGCGGAAGAAGACCGACGGCCTCACGCTGTTCCTCACCGACCTCGACCGGTCGAAGGTGGACATCCGCCCGATCCGGAAGATGGGCCGCAACGCCGTCACCTCCAACGAGCTGTTCATCGACGACCTGCGGATCCCGGTGGAGGACCGCGTCGGCGAGGAGGGCCAGGGTTTCCGCTACATCCTGGACGGCCTCAACCCGGAACGGATGCTGGTGGCCGCCGAAGCGCTCGGCCTCGGCCGCGCCGCGCTGCGGGCCGCCGTCCGCTACGGCAACGAACGCGAGGTCTTCGGCCGCCCGATCGGGATGAACCAGGGCCTGCAGTTCCCGCTCGCCGACTCGCTGGCGCGGCTGGACGCCGCGGAACTGGCGCTGCGCAAGGCGACCTGGCTCTACGACAACGGCAAACCGTGCGGCCGCGAGGCGAACACGGCGAAGTACCTGTGCGCCGACGCCGGTTTCCAGGCCGCCGACCGCGCACTGCAGACCCACGGCGGCATGGGCTACTCGGAGGAGTACCACGTGGCGCGGTACTTCCGAGAGGCCCGCCTGCTCAAGATCGCACCGCTGAGCCAGGAGATGGTGCTCAACTACCTCGGCTCGCACGTGCTCGGACTGCCGAGGAGCTACTGA
- a CDS encoding acyl-CoA dehydrogenase family protein → MRWTLTEDQELFRDTFRGWLDRFASSEAVRGWLDTGDPAPFERRFVEEGWFSVGTPESAGGQGGGLLELALASEQLGRTAAPSSAWLASVLAAPVLPAEVAEASLTRGEFAVLAVNSDKPADIAGPVQVADGVLSGTVPLVLGAERAAKFAVPSGGRLYLVDAADARLTKRALLDRSRSVADVTFDGARGTELGAADLARVALRSAVLVAADSLGAAERMLELAVEYSKQREQFGVPIGSFQAVKHAAATMLVAVESARTLVYYAAASVEQEHEDYALHAAAAKAQVCEAAAGVADSALTLHGAIGYTWEHDLQLFYKRAKLNGRLSGSSSVWNERLAATLPLVPAA, encoded by the coding sequence ATGCGTTGGACGTTGACCGAAGACCAGGAGCTGTTCCGGGACACGTTCCGGGGCTGGCTCGACCGGTTCGCCTCATCCGAGGCGGTGCGCGGATGGCTCGACACCGGTGATCCCGCTCCGTTCGAGCGGCGGTTCGTCGAGGAGGGCTGGTTCTCCGTGGGCACTCCGGAATCCGCGGGCGGGCAGGGCGGGGGACTGCTCGAACTCGCGCTGGCTTCGGAGCAGCTCGGCCGTACGGCGGCGCCGTCCTCGGCGTGGCTGGCCTCCGTGCTGGCCGCACCCGTGCTGCCGGCCGAAGTGGCGGAGGCGTCGCTGACGCGGGGTGAATTCGCCGTTCTGGCGGTGAATTCGGACAAGCCGGCAGATATTGCCGGTCCGGTCCAGGTGGCCGACGGTGTCCTGAGCGGGACGGTGCCGCTTGTCCTCGGTGCGGAGCGGGCGGCGAAGTTCGCGGTGCCGTCCGGTGGGCGGCTGTACCTCGTCGACGCCGCGGACGCGCGCTTGACGAAACGGGCCCTGCTGGACCGCAGCCGGTCTGTCGCTGATGTCACGTTCGACGGCGCCCGCGGGACGGAACTGGGCGCGGCGGACCTCGCGCGCGTCGCGCTGCGCTCGGCGGTTCTGGTCGCCGCGGACAGCCTCGGCGCGGCCGAGCGGATGCTGGAACTCGCCGTCGAGTACAGCAAGCAGCGCGAGCAGTTCGGCGTGCCGATCGGGTCGTTCCAGGCGGTCAAGCATGCCGCCGCGACCATGCTCGTGGCCGTCGAGTCCGCGCGCACGCTCGTCTACTACGCGGCCGCGTCGGTGGAGCAGGAACACGAGGACTACGCGCTGCACGCGGCGGCGGCGAAGGCGCAGGTGTGCGAGGCGGCCGCCGGCGTGGCGGACAGCGCGCTCACCCTGCACGGCGCCATCGGTTACACGTGGGAGCACGACCTGCAGCTGTTCTACAAGCGCGCCAAGCTCAACGGCCGCCTGTCCGGGTCGTCGTCGGTGTGGAACGAGCGGCTGGCGGCGACGTTGCCCCTGGTTCCCGCGGCGTGA
- a CDS encoding FadR/GntR family transcriptional regulator, with amino-acid sequence MAGTRPAATNGTRSAVRLTPMEVPKASDVLADDLRERILEGEFEEGTALPTERELVAQTQMSRTTVREALRILEVQGLVRIKAGRGGGAFVQRPGRDSVASSVGLLIRGQKVRLAALLETREAIEPYCAKLAAQHRTDADLARLDAANEAIADENGSLAEFLQANVDWHVAVATASHNELLAGLMTALSTAIYAATENEAFVDDEVRRTTVKAHKSITAAIRAQDPDAAVRRMNRHVHSYAEAVLEVEERTEIPVPGES; translated from the coding sequence ATGGCGGGCACACGCCCTGCGGCGACCAACGGCACGCGCTCCGCGGTGCGCCTGACACCCATGGAGGTACCGAAGGCGTCCGACGTGCTGGCCGACGACCTGCGGGAACGCATCCTGGAGGGCGAGTTCGAAGAAGGCACCGCCCTGCCCACCGAACGCGAGCTGGTCGCCCAGACCCAGATGTCCCGCACCACGGTGCGCGAGGCCCTGCGGATCCTCGAGGTCCAGGGCCTGGTCCGCATCAAGGCCGGCCGCGGGGGCGGCGCGTTCGTGCAGCGCCCGGGCCGCGACTCGGTCGCCAGCTCGGTCGGGCTGCTCATCCGCGGCCAGAAGGTGCGGCTGGCCGCCCTGCTGGAGACCCGCGAAGCCATCGAGCCCTACTGCGCCAAGCTCGCCGCCCAGCACCGCACGGACGCCGACCTCGCTCGGCTCGACGCGGCGAACGAAGCCATCGCCGACGAGAACGGCAGCCTCGCCGAGTTCCTGCAGGCCAACGTCGACTGGCACGTCGCCGTCGCCACCGCCAGCCACAACGAGCTGCTGGCCGGCCTGATGACGGCGCTGTCCACGGCGATCTACGCGGCGACGGAGAACGAGGCCTTCGTGGACGACGAGGTGCGCCGCACCACCGTCAAGGCGCACAAGTCGATCACCGCGGCGATCCGGGCCCAGGACCCGGATGCCGCGGTGCGCCGCATGAACCGGCACGTGCATTCCTACGCCGAGGCCGTGCTCGAGGTCGAAGAACGCACGGAGATCCCGGTCCCCGGCGAGAGCTGA
- a CDS encoding AMP-binding protein codes for MVYTWLPTDDYVEHANVTRLARAHGIGSLAELRARSVADIEWYWDAVVRDLGLLFRTPYSRVVDTSRGIEWPDWFPGGELNIADACLTRWAQESPDRAAVVHEAEDGTVRSLTFGELAGEVERVAAGLRALGIGRGDAVGLFLPMVPEAVVACYAIARLGAVLVPLFSGFAPTAIASRLQDADAKAVIVADGTVRRRRAVAMKPLLDEALESCPAVRHVVLVANLDDEPKAATPRDVLWSQLPSGDPGPVEAMRATDTLLLAYTSGTTGKPKGAVHTHAGFLVKTASEVAYSFDLKPGGVFCWVTDMGWIMGPLSIFGTHANGGTLLLYEGSPDVPGLDRLWLLAERHRVSMLGVSPTLIRTLRTNEATDLSAFDLSAVHVLGSTGEPWDPDSYEWLARDVFGGRVPIINFSGGTEVGGSFLAPYPVEPIRSCSLGGPSLGMDVDVVDDEGRPVRGEIGELVCRQPWPAMTRGVWKDDDRYLEAYWSTFSGMWRHGDYALVEDGQWFIRGRSDDVMNIAGKRLAPAEVEAVMATHPAVAEAAAVGVPDAKKGEAVWAFWVPRPGAGEDVSAKLREMVAEELGKPFAPAVVHRVAQLPKTRSAKILRRAVRAAVLGTDPGDLSGAENPEAVGEIRALVGS; via the coding sequence GTGGTCTACACCTGGCTGCCCACCGACGACTACGTCGAGCACGCGAACGTCACCCGCCTGGCCCGGGCGCACGGCATCGGTTCACTGGCCGAGCTGCGGGCCCGTTCGGTCGCCGACATCGAGTGGTACTGGGACGCGGTCGTGCGCGATCTCGGTCTGTTGTTCCGCACGCCGTACTCGCGCGTGGTGGACACCTCGCGCGGGATCGAATGGCCGGACTGGTTTCCCGGCGGCGAGCTGAACATCGCCGACGCGTGCCTGACCCGGTGGGCCCAGGAATCGCCGGACCGGGCGGCCGTGGTGCACGAGGCGGAGGACGGCACCGTCCGCAGCCTCACCTTCGGCGAGCTGGCCGGTGAGGTCGAGCGAGTGGCGGCCGGGTTGCGCGCGCTGGGCATCGGCCGCGGCGATGCGGTCGGGCTGTTCCTGCCGATGGTTCCCGAGGCCGTTGTCGCCTGCTACGCGATCGCCCGCCTGGGCGCGGTGCTGGTGCCGTTGTTCTCCGGTTTCGCGCCGACCGCGATCGCCTCGCGCCTGCAGGACGCCGACGCCAAGGCCGTCATCGTGGCCGACGGCACCGTGCGCCGTCGCCGTGCGGTGGCCATGAAACCGCTGCTCGACGAGGCGCTCGAGTCCTGCCCGGCGGTGCGACACGTGGTGCTCGTCGCCAACCTCGACGACGAGCCGAAAGCCGCCACGCCGCGGGACGTGCTCTGGTCGCAGCTGCCCTCCGGCGATCCCGGCCCGGTCGAGGCGATGCGCGCCACCGACACCCTGCTGCTCGCCTACACCTCCGGCACCACCGGCAAACCCAAGGGGGCGGTGCACACCCACGCCGGGTTCCTGGTCAAGACGGCGAGCGAGGTCGCCTACTCCTTCGACCTGAAGCCGGGCGGCGTCTTCTGCTGGGTGACCGACATGGGCTGGATCATGGGGCCGTTGTCGATCTTCGGCACCCACGCCAACGGCGGGACTTTGCTGCTCTACGAGGGTTCGCCGGACGTGCCGGGCCTGGACCGGTTGTGGCTCCTGGCCGAACGTCATCGGGTCAGCATGCTCGGCGTGTCGCCGACGCTCATCCGGACGTTGCGCACGAACGAGGCCACCGATCTGAGCGCGTTCGACCTGTCCGCGGTGCACGTGCTCGGGTCGACGGGGGAGCCCTGGGACCCGGACTCCTACGAATGGCTGGCCCGCGACGTGTTCGGCGGGCGGGTGCCGATCATCAACTTCTCCGGCGGCACCGAGGTGGGCGGCTCGTTCCTCGCGCCCTACCCGGTCGAGCCGATCCGCAGCTGCTCGCTCGGTGGGCCGTCGCTGGGCATGGACGTCGACGTGGTCGACGACGAGGGACGGCCGGTCCGTGGTGAGATCGGCGAGCTGGTGTGCCGTCAGCCGTGGCCCGCGATGACCCGCGGGGTCTGGAAGGACGACGACCGCTACCTGGAGGCGTACTGGTCGACCTTCTCCGGGATGTGGCGGCACGGCGACTACGCCCTCGTCGAGGACGGTCAGTGGTTCATCCGCGGGCGCTCTGACGACGTCATGAACATCGCAGGCAAACGGCTCGCCCCGGCCGAGGTGGAGGCGGTGATGGCCACGCACCCGGCGGTCGCCGAGGCCGCGGCGGTCGGTGTCCCGGACGCCAAGAAGGGCGAAGCGGTGTGGGCGTTCTGGGTTCCCCGCCCGGGCGCGGGCGAGGACGTGTCGGCCAAGCTGCGTGAGATGGTGGCCGAGGAGCTGGGCAAACCGTTCGCACCCGCGGTCGTGCACCGCGTGGCGCAGCTGCCCAAGACCCGGTCGGCGAAGATCCTCCGGCGGGCGGTGCGGGCGGCGGTGCTGGGCACCGATCCCGGTGACCTCTCCGGCGCGGAGAACCCGGAGGCGGTCGGGGAAATCCGGGCCCTGGTCGGCTCGTGA
- a CDS encoding acyl-CoA dehydrogenase family protein yields the protein MDLADSPEEARFRAEIRDWLSSALPKLPWPEPPGLEDKLPFWRQWQQMLFDAGYAGLTWPKEYGGCGVDEKLRAVFTEETDRAGAPERLNIIGEDFAGPTIADFGTEAQKERFLRPILTGEEIWCQLFSEPESGSDLASLRTRATKVDGGWRIDGQKIWTSRAQLAAHAILLARTGGGPRHKGITFFLLPMDSEGVTVRPLAHMLGEAEFNEVFLDNVFVPDDLVVGEVDGGWRVAMATLGYERVAIATGRVNTTRAVADIIADVAGRTGEDGRPLGADRLIRQKVADLYGRALTHRLIGQRVVTLAAEGGPPGPVTSIGKLYFCPLVEDLADFRLSLEPLGDQFGLDDELAEASRWLRLTYQARGTAIAGGSTFIQRNIVAERMLGMPRS from the coding sequence ATGGACCTCGCGGACTCGCCCGAGGAGGCGCGCTTCCGGGCTGAGATCAGGGACTGGCTCTCCAGTGCATTGCCGAAGTTGCCGTGGCCCGAACCGCCCGGGCTGGAGGACAAACTGCCGTTCTGGCGGCAGTGGCAGCAGATGCTGTTCGATGCCGGGTACGCCGGGCTGACGTGGCCGAAGGAGTACGGCGGCTGCGGCGTGGACGAGAAGCTGCGCGCGGTGTTCACCGAGGAGACCGACCGGGCCGGCGCGCCGGAACGGCTCAACATCATCGGTGAGGACTTCGCCGGACCCACGATCGCCGATTTCGGCACGGAGGCGCAGAAGGAGCGGTTCCTGCGCCCCATCCTGACCGGCGAGGAGATCTGGTGCCAGCTGTTCTCCGAGCCGGAGTCCGGCTCCGACCTGGCGTCGCTGCGCACGAGGGCGACCAAGGTGGACGGTGGCTGGCGCATCGACGGCCAGAAGATCTGGACCAGCCGGGCGCAGCTCGCCGCGCACGCCATCCTGCTGGCCCGGACCGGGGGCGGTCCGCGGCACAAGGGCATCACGTTCTTCCTGCTGCCGATGGACAGCGAGGGGGTCACGGTCCGGCCGCTGGCACACATGCTGGGTGAGGCCGAGTTCAACGAGGTCTTCCTGGACAACGTGTTCGTCCCCGACGACCTGGTCGTGGGGGAGGTCGACGGAGGCTGGCGGGTCGCGATGGCCACGCTCGGCTACGAGCGGGTCGCGATCGCGACCGGCCGTGTCAACACGACCCGGGCCGTCGCCGACATCATCGCCGACGTCGCCGGGCGCACCGGCGAGGACGGCCGTCCCCTGGGCGCGGACCGGCTGATCCGGCAGAAGGTGGCCGACCTCTACGGCCGCGCCCTGACCCACCGGCTCATCGGCCAGCGCGTGGTCACCCTCGCCGCGGAAGGCGGTCCACCGGGGCCGGTCACCTCGATCGGCAAGCTGTACTTCTGCCCCCTGGTGGAGGACCTGGCCGATTTCCGGCTTTCCCTGGAGCCCCTCGGTGACCAGTTCGGGCTCGACGACGAGCTCGCCGAGGCCTCGAGGTGGCTGCGGCTGACCTACCAGGCCCGCGGCACCGCCATCGCCGGCGGCTCCACCTTCATCCAGCGCAACATCGTCGCCGAGCGGATGCTCGGCATGCCGAGGAGCTGA
- a CDS encoding MaoC family dehydratase N-terminal domain-containing protein, which yields MVDILDEVAFDVERGKIREFARATRAGDPVHTDARAARAAGFPDVPATATHVVVAGHHRDQRAFVAKLGLAFDRIVVGSVKWTYFRPLCAGDSLHGVRRVAEDVRKRGMRFVTLETDYVDNAGECAVRVREVLIERGQR from the coding sequence ATGGTGGACATCCTCGACGAAGTCGCCTTCGACGTGGAACGTGGCAAGATCCGGGAGTTCGCCCGGGCCACCCGCGCCGGGGATCCGGTGCACACCGACGCCCGAGCCGCGCGGGCCGCCGGGTTTCCGGACGTTCCCGCCACCGCCACCCACGTGGTCGTCGCCGGGCACCACCGCGACCAGCGGGCGTTCGTGGCGAAACTGGGGCTGGCCTTCGACCGGATCGTCGTGGGCTCGGTGAAATGGACCTACTTCCGGCCCCTGTGCGCGGGGGACTCGCTGCACGGCGTACGGCGCGTGGCCGAAGACGTGCGCAAGCGCGGAATGCGCTTCGTGACCCTGGAGACGGACTACGTCGACAACGCCGGCGAGTGCGCGGTCCGCGTGCGCGAGGTCCTGATCGAGCGAGGACAGCGATGA